The following are from one region of the Chlamydiota bacterium genome:
- a CDS encoding glycosyltransferase family 2 protein translates to MTTEPAVTVIVSNYNGLRNLGECFESLERLDYGARRLMLMDNASSDGSVEYVRARFPGVTVVRNPKNLLFAGGMNAAMRRALDEGAEFIALLNDDTAVDRRWLSEMMRTIAASPDIGAVAPRLMFHANRRMINGIGVALDRFAYGLDRGQGELFSGRYARSEEVPAFTGGACLLRAAALRRVGLFDATFRAYYEDVDLSFRLRAAGWRVVTAPDAVVYHKHSASWVEGSPRKRYLTLRNRLLMMARYFPADELARRVVPDLIREQRREAAAEARRGDWRSLAARLRAFLSALRLLPRALRFRFRFPASVARGLYARCLPAVHPAALPYPKWDYRRPAEGERLPRRILVGVNDLVLGDGWLPLDCRVFPQARWMGRDADCFLAAEKGAGNVLQLHLFQPLDPGGPQVLTVAMDGERLGAFPIPRGEWTTLRIPCIPSGDAVLVSFSLDRYLPADLGAQRHDLGVQFNEVSLLPEGSPFIRDAAAGDVSPAEGGSSPR, encoded by the coding sequence ATGACGACAGAACCGGCGGTGACCGTCATCGTGTCGAATTACAACGGCCTCCGCAACCTCGGGGAGTGCTTCGAGTCGCTGGAGCGGCTCGACTACGGCGCCCGCCGTCTGATGCTGATGGACAACGCCTCCTCCGACGGGAGCGTCGAGTACGTGCGCGCGCGTTTCCCCGGCGTGACCGTCGTGCGCAACCCCAAAAACCTTTTGTTCGCGGGCGGGATGAACGCGGCCATGCGCCGCGCGCTGGACGAAGGGGCCGAGTTCATCGCCCTCCTGAACGACGACACGGCGGTCGATCGGCGGTGGCTTTCCGAGATGATGCGAACGATCGCGGCGTCGCCGGATATCGGGGCGGTTGCGCCGCGCCTCATGTTCCACGCCAACAGGAGGATGATCAACGGCATCGGGGTGGCGCTCGATCGTTTCGCCTACGGCCTCGACAGGGGCCAGGGGGAGCTCTTCTCCGGGCGCTACGCCCGGAGCGAGGAGGTCCCCGCCTTCACCGGGGGGGCGTGCCTCCTCAGGGCGGCTGCGTTAAGGAGGGTGGGGCTCTTCGATGCGACGTTCAGGGCCTACTACGAGGACGTCGATCTGTCGTTCAGGCTCCGCGCGGCGGGCTGGAGGGTCGTCACGGCCCCGGACGCCGTGGTCTACCACAAGCACTCCGCATCGTGGGTGGAAGGATCGCCCCGCAAGAGGTACCTGACCCTCCGCAACCGGCTCCTGATGATGGCGCGGTACTTTCCCGCGGATGAACTGGCGCGGCGGGTTGTGCCCGATCTCATTCGAGAACAGCGGAGGGAGGCGGCGGCGGAGGCTCGGAGGGGCGACTGGCGGTCGCTCGCCGCCCGCCTGCGGGCCTTTCTGTCGGCGCTCCGGCTGCTGCCGAGGGCCCTTCGATTCAGGTTCCGTTTCCCCGCCTCGGTCGCCCGGGGACTGTACGCGCGCTGTCTGCCGGCCGTTCACCCGGCCGCTCTGCCCTACCCGAAATGGGACTACCGGAGGCCGGCGGAGGGGGAGCGGCTCCCGCGGAGGATCCTTGTCGGTGTGAACGATCTCGTGCTGGGGGACGGATGGCTTCCGCTGGATTGTCGCGTTTTTCCGCAGGCGCGGTGGATGGGGCGGGATGCGGATTGCTTCCTGGCGGCGGAGAAGGGCGCCGGGAACGTGCTCCAGCTTCACCTGTTCCAGCCGCTCGATCCCGGAGGGCCGCAGGTGCTGACCGTCGCGATGGACGGGGAGCGGTTGGGCGCCTTCCCGATTCCGCGGGGGGAGTGGACAACGCTGCGGATCCCCTGCATCCCCTCCGGCGACGCGGTCCTCGTCTCCTTCTCCCTCGACCGGTATCTGCCCGCCGACCTCGGGGCGCAGCGGCACGACCTCGGGGTGCAGTTCAACGAGGTGAGCCTCCTCCCCGAGGGGTCTCCCTTCATCAGGGATGCGGCGGCGGGCGACGTTTCGCCCGCAGAGGGCGGATCCTCTCCCCGTTAG
- a CDS encoding glycosyltransferase family 4 protein, which yields MNQYWPYRGGAPNYVKELSDRFVRDGHRVTVFTTNAWDLEYLFRPDRKHFEPRRYEVAGVEVRRYAVRHPSPRGLVRRALGRIPSNPARFCVRSPSAILPGMWRDLLLRAGRYDVVTAAPSPFYSLIYPAYLAARLRRRPFVMIPFAHTGTPRGDVQTEMHTRPRQIELMRRSALVIVQSPAERDLLAARGVDPARLAVVGAGVNPEDLRGGNGARFRERHDVSAGERIIAYIGLLVYDKGAFHAFDAVAGLRRRGHRVRLAMIGHPAVEFTNYYSAQPAAARESCIPLGSADDAEKADLLDACDALVLPSRADSYGIVFLEAWLARRPVVGAYAGGIPHVVADGEDGFLVPFGDSHMLGECLLKLLGDPALARRMGERGRAKTLAECTWEMRYAKVRGLFEGLGPGGRR from the coding sequence GTGAACCAATACTGGCCGTACCGGGGAGGAGCCCCGAACTACGTCAAGGAACTCTCCGACCGCTTCGTGCGGGACGGCCACCGGGTCACCGTTTTCACCACGAACGCCTGGGACCTTGAGTACCTTTTTCGCCCCGACCGGAAGCATTTCGAGCCCCGCAGGTACGAGGTCGCCGGGGTCGAGGTCCGGCGTTACGCGGTGCGCCACCCGTCGCCGCGGGGGCTGGTCCGCCGGGCGTTGGGACGGATCCCGTCGAACCCCGCGAGGTTCTGCGTGCGATCCCCCTCGGCGATCCTCCCGGGGATGTGGCGGGATCTTCTCCTCCGAGCGGGGCGCTACGATGTCGTCACCGCCGCGCCGAGTCCGTTCTATTCGTTGATCTATCCCGCCTACCTGGCCGCACGTCTCCGGCGGAGGCCGTTCGTGATGATCCCCTTCGCGCATACCGGGACCCCGCGCGGCGACGTCCAGACCGAGATGCACACCCGCCCGCGCCAGATCGAATTAATGAGACGGAGCGCGCTCGTGATTGTCCAATCGCCCGCCGAGCGCGACCTCCTCGCGGCGCGGGGCGTCGATCCCGCGCGGCTCGCCGTCGTCGGCGCCGGGGTCAATCCGGAGGATCTGCGGGGGGGGAACGGCGCGCGGTTCAGGGAGCGCCACGACGTGAGCGCCGGGGAGAGGATCATCGCCTACATCGGCCTCCTTGTCTACGACAAGGGGGCGTTCCACGCGTTCGACGCGGTGGCGGGACTGCGCCGGCGGGGACACCGGGTGCGGCTTGCGATGATCGGGCATCCTGCCGTCGAATTCACGAACTACTACTCGGCGCAGCCGGCCGCCGCGAGGGAGTCGTGCATACCCCTGGGGTCCGCCGACGACGCGGAGAAGGCCGATCTCCTGGATGCATGCGACGCGCTCGTGCTCCCTTCCCGGGCCGACAGCTATGGGATTGTGTTCCTGGAGGCGTGGCTGGCCCGCAGGCCCGTCGTCGGCGCGTATGCCGGAGGTATCCCGCACGTGGTCGCGGACGGGGAAGACGGGTTCCTCGTGCCGTTCGGCGACTCGCATATGCTGGGCGAGTGCCTGCTGAAGCTGCTCGGGGATCCGGCCCTCGCGCGCCGGATGGGGGAGCGGGGGCGCGCCAAGACGCTCGCCGAGTGCACCTGGGAGATGCGGTACGCGAAGGTGAGGGGGCTGTTCGAGGGGCTCGGCCCCGGCGGGCGGCGGTGA